GTGCCTGCTTGAGTTTTGCTCGTATACTAGCCTGTACAAAATCCATGACTCTTTGACAATGTACAGTTTTATCAATTAACGACGTCATAGTGACGTAATAGACCGTGAATTCTGAATGTTTAGAGGGAAGTATGGTTGATTTAAGAGTTATTTTATGTTATACTGTAGGGAATTAATGAGGCTTTGTTGATGTATGGTGACCACGTACTCTCATAAACTAGTTTGATGAAGTTTGTCGGAAAAGAATGTTTTAGTGTTGTTTCCtttatgttatttgcatatataccaTACGACTTTTACACATGTTCCATTTATTTCCTCTGTGGAATTCGAAGTACTGTGTCAATAAACTTTGTTTTTGCACTGATATGTTATCAAACTGGCTTTGTGCCTAAATTGCTGAGACTCGCATAGTTTCCTTCAATTATAATTAGATCTAGAACGGAAGCTGAGAAGCAAGCCAACCCTCAGTATGGGATATGATCCGCAATGTGCGTGGAAGACTACGAACTTTTACAGTGGTGGGTCCACGTCTACCGTATAACTCTTCTCGTTTTCAGGTCATATTCATgttgtaaatcatatatatttaATCAATGGCGACACGCTTTAGTGTAATAGTCACGTACATATGTATCTAGCAACGACGCAAACTTACAGTCGACGCATTCAGTTAATACTATGCAGTGGACTCACTCTGAATGATATTTTAGGGGTGGAGGGGTGTGTGtagggatgggggggggggggcgggggcGGCCAACAGCGAGTTAGCCCGTACgatttcatcattatcatagTCACGTATCCAGCAACGATGCACAACAGCTGCTGAAGTTATAATTGCCTTCAATGGACTCACGATCATGCTGAATGATTTGCCGTGCCATTTCTCTGATTTCATAATTTCTCTCGAATCCTCTGACTTAGTATTATTACATGAATGGGGCTGATATTTTACTAATTTTTCAATCGTATTCCTTCAGTGcttggtttttatttttttatgttatatAAAGCTACTTTACTTTGACTCTCTTAAGAAGGAGACGTTGGGGGATGGGAGGAaggggaggaggaggaggaaagAATGAGGAAAAAATTACAATGATCTGGAATCAGAGTTTAAATGATTGAAGAATATGAAGATATTTGAAATGGAGATATTCGTGTAATTTGAGACAACaaagtcattatatatataatgactatACAATGCGCTTATCACGTTCAGTCAATTGCGAGCTGAGGTCATTTAATTTCTTGAATGTTTGAACTCTATTTCCCGGAAAAGACTACTACCTTTTTTGAAATATACCGGTGCTCATGCATAAGTAATAGCAGTATTTGCACTGTATAAACCGAAAACAGTGTTGCATAACTGGATGCGAACGATCGAGTGTACAATGCACACGAAATCAACCAACTTATTATAATGATTGGACAAATCTGTTTTTACCTTTAGCATTTATACTAAACAAGGAAATAGAAGGAGTAAATTCTAAGAGAAGGGAAGAgaagacacatacacatacacacacacatatgcatatacatatacatatatatatatatatatatatatatatatatatatatatatatatatatatatatatatatatatatatatatatatatatatatatatatatatatatgaagtcagtggtaagatttatccgtagtacatcaacatctcctgacgagtgatttactcacgaaacaggcttgtagaaaAAACCcaacttgattttcttctaccctcaacatatatatatatatatatatatatatatatatatatatatatatatatatatatatatatatatatatatatatatatatatatatatatcagattgatactcaccgagttatatatatacgtgtacatacacatacatggacatatttatatatatatatatatacatataatatgcgAAAGAGGCAACCCTTCGCATCACCAGCCACTTTATAGCAGGCgaaaaaataaacttttacaAAATTCTTATTTTCGGTAATTCTTTTGCAGAATGCATCTTAGATTTTGATCTAGGTAGGACCCATATGTCCTTGACAAAGTCTACTGACCTTTCAGTCGAAGTAGGGCATAATGTAGTCACAATATGAAATTTACTAAAATtgtgaatatgtcatctgtaaCGGGTATCACACTTCATTTAAACAGAAAATTGGTTTCATTGACTTCACTGCATATAACAACAATTGTCAAACAAGGCAAAATGGAGAACATAGTGAATAAACTGCGTTACGAATTTGATATGGCGGAGATGTCCATGCCGTATATAGCGGTTTGTAGGTTTACGACGTTGTACATACACCACTGTGCATGTGGTAATTCTATGAGGAGTCACAGACATTACGTCATCGACCCAATAGCAGCTAATAAAAGAAGTGGTTCAACTCACAGACAAGGTGTCTGTGTTTACGTTCAGCCATATTCCATCCTTGCCCGTACACGAAAGGGTCTATGATTCCATTTGCGGAAATAGAACAATACGCGCGGTCTGTAAACTTTACAAATTGGTCGTTTCCTGTCACTTGAGACCATGGATTGTGAACAGACTGTCTATTTGTAGACTAAGTACAGTAATTATAGTAACTATGaggaataatatataaaaagaaCTATTTAAAAGGAAAATAATAGAAGCATAGAAGAGTGTACATACATGGAAGTATGACCAACCCACTTCCATGGTACATGTAAGCCTTCTGCATGCTAAACTTGCGACACACAACGATGTGCAGTATAGAACATTGCATCGCTCTCTACATTCTCGCAAACTCctttatttgtttcattttaagaTAGCCTCTATGACTGCTATGGTTGATAAACTTCTATAGCTACATGAAGTAAATTGACTGAAATCAACCACATACAAAGTGTTAAGTTCTGTTACGGATAAAGGGTCTTGAAGTTAATATGTACCTCTCTTGCTGGTTTTCGCCAAGATAATACGATCAACAGGTTGTTCAAAACTGAATTGCGCGCCCTCAACGACTAAATTTGTCAAGTTCAACAGCAGGTTTGTATTCAAAAAAACTCATGACACTCATTTGAAACAATGGGTCACGAGAGGCACTGGTGACATAAAACAACATCACACTAGATAATGCAAACAAAGacggaaatacatgtactatgttttTGCTATTCGAGCTAACACGATTTGGCTAACGTTTATGGTTGAAATTAAAAAAGCGCGTTTTTCATGGTACGTTTTTGGCAGTTAAATCACAGACGTTGGGGAGAGATCCAAAGTGTATCAACTTGAACGGATTTGGTGAgctctctccaatgtctattACTGTACACGTAACAAGTTTTTCCCTGGCATGGAACTTACTATTAGGCGAGCACCGGCAGCAAAGTCTCAGTCAGTTGTTGCTATATGAAAGGGCAATGTCATGATTTTCAagttcagtttttttttatgtttctacATTGTGCCACTGTAAAGATAAATATGGGATCTTATCAGAGTGGATATTATCAAACTTAAACTGCTCTGTGGCTAGTAGTAGTACTTGAGACATTTGGCCCATTTGAAAGTTTCAGAACAACCTGTGAGGGCGGGCTACAATCTATGATTTCTGATGAGATTCTAGGAATCCTTACAAAATGAGATATTTACAGAGCCTTGATAAAGATGGTGATTATATTgatggtaaatatattgtataatattgtcgcaaaaccatacatattatTAACCCAAAAACTTGGGGGGGTCATATCAGAATGTCAATGACAGGTTGTAATACAtgtttatgatatatattcacacattgTACATTACAACATACTACAACTGGCGACATCAGACCGTTGACAAATGGAAGCTGTTACAAacaaagaaagtaaacaaatgaatttgattacTAACACTTGTCACCGCAGAggcttgtattacacaccacggtttgataagaacagtttgtTTTAtgatggcctctttatgtgtacatgaaatgccatgCCAGGGGagctggaaatttgtttgtgaacgtgaactattatgtaaagtggtcatacaattgttcttatcaaatgatggaatgtaatacaagtctctgtacttccaacatactgtgccaagtgttattaatccaattcagttgtttacttcccctatttgtaacaggttccttTTTGTCGACGGTTCGATGTCAACAGATGTAACATACTATGCCAAAGAACGTATACTGGGATAGCGTGACATCtaatcaagtacatatactatCTCCATGTTTTGTCCTTAGATGTCGGGGCTCAAAATTTATGATGGTACGATCCAGTGTCTAGACTACCAATTTTTGTCATGAGGCTAGCATAATGATACAGTTCAGTTtctacagactaccaattcttaaCACGAGGCTGGCATAATTTCGGCAGCTGGTAGTCCACTTGAGCTGCTGCTCATCATGTGACAATTTCAAAGATACAGAAATAAGATTTAGGGACCAACATGACAGTATTTCTCTGACACACATATATCTTTCTTATTTGAGGtcctctgttttcagttcaggtaTACGGAACTAGTCACCATCCTTGTACTATCAATTTTGGAAAGTGGTAGCCCACTGGAACCAACAAAGAGCCCtgtatgtacaacattttagcacaactgaacttgtgcAGTAtgcagttgtgctgcaatgtcattggcagtattttttgtatacagtgtgtaaTTTAGTGAGACACAACACATGGCAAAATATGTTATTGGTCTCTATTTTTGACgtttattttgatttcagtacaaattacaatttgcAAGACAACATTCACTTCTTTCAAGCCAGTGAGAAATTTTACTAAAAAAATTAAACACTTCAAACAACTTTACTCTGAAGGTTCCTGAATACAAAAGATAAACTTTGTGCAAACTGCAATGCTCTGAGAAATCCCATCAGAATTGTGTActttttgaaattcaagaaaaaaaaattactatgacatttcataaaatgaatGACTAATAAAATTTGTGATATGAATTACAATAAAGTTATGGTGGTACTTATCAAAAGATGGACTGTGAGGGCGGGCTACACATGCTTGACTTCTTTACTCATGAAGACAGAgcaaatacattaattttatttttttaacttGTACACATCTAGCAGACTATCATGGTTAACAAAACATATCTTTGCAAACAGTCCAAGAAAAAGACATATTGAGGTATCCATGaaacaactttttgtgtgtgttagtTTTGAACACAGAGTGAGCTAGATGTTGGACCTCATCTGATTTTCAAAATTCCTTTTATATTCACTTTGACTTTGTCAAAATGAAAGGGAAAATGAATGCCCCCTGCAATCAATTAcaatttttcaataaaaaaatatacattccAGTCTAGTTCAGTTTTTATGATAGGAATGATGCATCAAAATGTGTACTTTGATGACCTATcaatgacctctgacctgtgATATATGACCCATGACCTACTATTTGATTGTAAAAATACATAGCAAAATTTCTTCTACAAAgtacaataaaatgtacaatttcacatattttcttttaaatttgaattttcgGCAGAGGAATTTTCTTTACTATTATAGTGGtatgattttgaaatgtaaactgAAATCGATCACTAGGTAATCTGAGCGTATAAAATTTGAAGTCAAAAGACTACAACTGTTCTCAAGTTTTGTTGTATATGTACAGCGCGTTGCAGGTTGTTGTTCACTTGCACTGCTTGATATGAGCAGCAGAAACCAATATGAAACAACTACATGTGCTAAACTTTAAGACAGCAAGATTTCTTACTGGTCTGAacgaaataaaccatttcaacGAACTGCAACTGGACGCAGAAATGTGGCACCAAAGATTTGATTTTTTTGCATTTGATGTTTGCATGGTGGCACGTTAGTTCAGTTCACcgagacaaaatgtagcaagacactgtagcatgtgcagtttagTATTGCTTTCTACatgtttgtatcaaacagcgccagtgaacactaacctgcaCACACTGTATATGtcagttgatttttttttggctCTATCTGGGTTACTGCTACTGCCATATTCAAAATCTGTTCAAATTTTGACTTATAACGATATATATTACTCCCAAACATTTCTCTTTGTTCAGccgaggaaaatatgagtggcctaaggggccttgtcactacaagtcgcttgacaagtattttctggctgaatgaagacaaatattggggaataataattaatgtaatcataCCTCCTAAAGCATAATTTATGGAAAATTAGGTAAACTTCTGTGATTCGGAATGTTTTGACACATGTTTTGAGTACAGTTATGTTGACACAGGTTATTGTGTCATAGAATGACCTGGGTATATAATccgtattttctgttcgaaATCCTAAATATAAACAACTATTTGGTGAAGGACTGGAAAAAAACATGTTCCATCACATCACAGTGAAAAGTAACAAGATCTGTatgatattgttgttgttgttgttgttgttttcaaagtgtaagtaaaatgaatgaaatccTATTTTTGATGAGTTTGTATCACAAAGTAACAAAACATGGTACAGCACCCAATGAAGTACACAGAAATATATATCAGGCACACAGATTGCATAGGCAATGCAACACACTACCATAAATGACATCCACTGTTCTTCTGTAACCGGTGAAGCACAAAACAACTCCGATGTACTTTTTGTTGATGGTTATATATCTAGTCTGCCTTTGCCAGTGATGTACTGAAACCGGCCACCAAATCTTTATTCTTGAATTGTAAGATCTCTAATGAATGGAAACCAATATTGGAGACCACTACAAAATACTCAAAGAATGCATACAAGGTATAGactgaaaaaagaaaagaaaagaaaagaaaaatttattaaaaaattTATTTAATAGGTTGACATAATATTTACACTGCATAATTGGTGCAGAATGAAACAAAACAGCAAAACAAAGacatttacataaaaacaaaaaaacaaacaaaatgaaacaatcTGAACGGCATCCTTGTTGCAGAGTAACAAAAAAAGATACATTTggatacataaatatattggGAGAAGGgtcatttttatatttcacacacacatatcaaatTCCATTCTTTTGCAGTCACATGTTTCCAGTGTTGAGTCAAGTGACCAATCCTGTACATCAGTCTGGTGATCAAGTCCACAGGTGTGAATGAAAGCAGCAGTTTAACTTTCACAAAAGTTTCAATAGTTGTAATTTAAATGCTGAACTGAATGTATGCTAGGAATAAATTATTGGACTGTGAatagtttttaaaatgtgtgaACTTGTTACTCAGGTGGACACCACTAAcagtgacataatttacatataggcTATTTACTACATAATCATCTGCAAACAGGCATACTAATAATGGCCATTGGGGGCATGGCCAAAGTTACAGGTTAACGCTGatataatctagttcctgacgaccatattccgattttacaatacattatcttcacacattacggATAAAGTAGAGTAaaatctgaatacagactaacGCTGatagtactagtattaaaaATGGTTAGTGAGCAAAGTAAAATCACACGTTACAATGTACTCAGGTGCTAGGCTAGGCTAACACTCCCCACAACCTTGACATACTTCCCCACATTACAACACAAGACAGGCTAACAGTAAAACTTGACAGTGAATGCTCAGATTCAAATCCATTGCATAACCCATCTGTTTCtaataataatgaataatgttggtttcttatatagcactttcccacgcCGTGGTCAAAGCgcttcacaattattacccctggctcggatcagaacggcacaacagccctttttAGTCTTTCTCAACTCCCCGGTGAGCATACAATCCGTTGCAGcaatttcagcgcataggattaaagccttcacattgcaacctacatcccaccaggtccccaattatacagctgggttgactgaggcacagtcgtggttcaaatcttgcctaaggactttagccactcagaaacaaacagcaggcagagatagggcttgaacctgcaacctgtagattacACTTGTTGCGTTTATCAGTTCTATAGTTTACTTACTAAAGTGACACTTTCTAGATTAGATAATATTTTGAGATGTACTTACTTCCTGGTTCACAGTAAATATTATGTCGAAAAAAAAAGTAGATACTGATAAAAAATGTAGCAACATTGAAGAGAAAGAGTCCTAGGAACACCTTCTGTTGTTGTCTTTCCTGAAAGAAAATCAGAAATTCATTGTTAGgatataatgatattatctaAATAGCAGTGGCagcattgtcattgtcattggtgtcatcatcatcgtcaccaTCGCTGTCGCCACCAAACTAGTGTACCATTATTGCCATCACATCCCATCACCACCATctatcatcatcactgtcaccGTCGCCACCAAACTGGTACCATGCACTGTTGCCACCACAACCCATCACCACCAcaatacaaaatcaaaatacagcatatatatatatatatatatatatatatatatatatatatatatatatatatatatatatatatatatatatacatatatgtacacatgcattcaaacacatgcatgcattacaaacaagcaaacacacacacacacacacatacagacacacacacacagacacacacataacaCAATATATTAAAGTTCTATAAAAAATCTGGTTTACAAGTACCTCTGCACTGAACTCACTCCATGATTTTCGTTTGGAAAGATAATACTGGATATTACTTGTCAGCATGTTGAACATTGATGTTACCATGAATGTAATAAAGAAATTTTCATGTACCACTGTATggaacaaaaacacaacaacgttaaaatgtaaacaatttcCAACCACgtatcattataatatatatgtgtctgtAACAGTCACCATCATCAATTTCTTTTATGAGAAACAAGTTTCGAAGAAATGTAGTGAACAATATTTACAACTCTTGATATATTTAACATGTTATTGCCAAGACAACTATCATgttattgccatgacaactgtcatgttattgccatgacaactagCATGTTATCGCCAAGACAACTAGCAGGTTATTGCCAAGACAACTAGCATGTTATCGCCAAGACAACTAGCAGGTTATTGCCAAGACAACTAGCATGTTATCGCCAAGACAACTAGCAGGTTATTGAAAGACAACTACCACGTTATCGCCAAGACAACTATCATGTTATCGCCAAGACAACTAGCAGGTTATTGAAAGACAACTACCATGTTATCGCCAAGACAACTATCATGTTATCGCCAAGACAATTATCATGTTAACATCAAGGCAACACTTTAGGATCCACGTTTGTATTTAGCAGGCAAGAATCTTGCATATGTTTAATACATTAAATGACCATTatattgcttcatttgttaGCTACTGTTTTTACATTCCTTGGAGTCTAGTTTGTGTTCACAATTGCAAGAACTTCCTACACTATTCGGGAttttttatagatattttgcattactgtattacatgtaattgtattgtGCTGTACTGTATCACAAAGTACTGTTTAGTGTATATTGTGCTGCATTGAATTggtcatgtaatgtaatgtaatgtaatgtaatgtaatgtaatgtaatgtaatttaaatgCCAGTCGTGATCGGAGACCATGGTTAAAATCCTCCAATAGCCAGTTAATAGGCTAGTGTAATACAGTCTGCATAAGTCTGAATGCTAACTGAGGTTTCTAACCACactgaaggtataaatcataacgatactgtataggaactattTAGACTAAGTCTGCATTTACAAATTGCAAATTTTGGAACTATATTTACACTGTCGCTCACTTACGTTTGTACTCTCTGGATGACACCATTGTAAGTCCAAGCAAACATAAAACCTCTACAGAATGGAAGATTTCTGATGCCCTACATAACCATGGATACCATGAGTTGGTACTGGGAATCCTAGAGTAGACATCATAGATATACATTGCCCCTATTAACCTTGGGACTGTGTGTAGAGCAATACCAATTCTCCATATATATTTCTGTGGTGAGAGTGAGATAGCTGCACTAATAGTTGGTAAGTAGTTTGGAACCTGGAAGCAAATTAacacattattaacattattattaatattgccTATAAAATTACAATGAGAGAAAGGTTTTATTTTCTTCTATGTCAATGAAATGTGCTCATTTTCACACCTTAAATAGCAtttataaaaagacaaatttttgtATATTGTTAGGTCAGATGATAAATTTCCACCTGCGAAATTCCTTTCTGACACATGTAAATCAAAACAGATTTCTCCAGCAGTTAATTTATGAATGCAAGTATTGTGGCattttgtctttgtattttctttactatgctttccatagcatgttgtTGTAAGGTAATAAAGTATGCTTCTCATTAATTCTACTGTAGTGTTGTCAAAGGTCAGTCATTCAAAATACTAACCTCAGAAATCAATTAACAAGAATATTAACATGAATACTAACAAACTAAATATACCTGTTAATAAAAGCTTAAATATTAGTGTACtttataattgaaatgaaattgagaaagAATAACACGTTCTCCTAAAATGTGTGAGCTTTATTTCGGCatacatcaaataaataaaatttatcgGTTTAACATCATATTCCAccatcattttgaaaaatagtgTGTTCTGATCGAGGTGATAAATTAGACAATTATGGTATTCTGTTCTCATtatttacaagtaatgtttTTTATGGAATTCTAAAAAAtatctttcatttcaaaacGTAGCCTTGCAAAGTGTTGGGGAACTCGATTTTAAAGTGGGTGCCTTATCTAGCTACTAGGACCTATATGGTGAACATCACGGGTTGAACTTCCAATTTATGCATTCACTTCCATGACACGTCCCAATATGACAGAAATACTGCAAACGTCTCCTAAACATATTATATTAATACACTTACCTTACAGTGTGTGGATACGGCCTGCTCATAATTATTCACAAAACTTATGGCGATGACGGCAACGAAGGAGAAGAAGGGGAGTCCTGCAACAACGAAGACCACATACACTATAGGCCAACGTAACAACCTTTCTTCGTTGCTAGGGCGCTGTTCGCGTTCAACAAACATATTTGATTGGGTTCGTTCCTACTATCACCGatacaatgagataaaaatgacCAAAACACCTCTTTCAACCGTCACCTGCACCGGAGTCCTGTGTTAGTAGGTCAACCGAGGTCGAATGTAGAGTGACGAAATATTCAGGAATAATCAATGTTTTATTGGGGGGGAGCAGACAAAGTGCATTTTCTAAAACTCACATTTCTATTTTTGcgatgaatatttcatttttaataatcCCATATTTGTCACATTTTCATGATATAGTTTGTCTCAGTGTGGGCAATACTTTTATATGTTTACCATGGTTTGTGatgatgtaaaataatatatatttttgcaataagTGAACAAAACGTTTTAATGGTTTCCATGACTTACATTTCTTGAGAACTTTGATAGAATAATAAATGTTATTCTAAGTGCTACAGAGTGCAACGGTAAAAAACTATTTCTGGTGATGTTGATGGGTTATGTCTATTTTAAATACATCCCTGTCCCTCCAAATTTTTCAATGAGCCAACCCTTTTGTGGAGGAACGAAGTTgaacaaacaactacaaaatgGCAGCCTCCGATGTAAGTAAACGTGTATTCAATCTTTTGATGTGTCTGGTGATCAAATTACGGTGTGTATGACTTTCTATGTTTTATTGCAGGACAAAGTAAAGAACACTGGTCGCAAGCTAAGTTACTGACAGCACTGTATGTTGTTCACACCAACACCGTTTTTATGATTGTAGTGTATGTTGTGAGTCAGAATCGAGCTCGAGTCATGGAACCACACACTGCATACAAGTACTACTGTATGCAAGCCAGGCTAACACTGCTCCTGCTGGCAGACGGCGTatgggactcgattctgacattgtgGGCATTGTtagaatcgagtcccgacttactcggtctgcaagcaggactaacccTACACGAAATAGGTTCTGTGAATGATTATATAGGTAACCAAACTGCAGTAATTGTAGTAGCTTTGTTTCTATTTACAACacgtgtttattttcattttttttttatattttaatttgtgtcactagatgtttttgttttctcacagggtttgcaaaaaaaaatctaGCAGAGGACTGAGAGCGATGGAACGAAACTTCCACTGTTTAATACTACAGTTAACATGTaacctagctgcaataattgtagcgtcttgttgcggttttgtggtttttttcgtctgttttggtgactttttaagtttttgtgtttaacccgcacctaacgctaCAATATTCCTAGTGCAGGAATTCCAATCAGCTGGTGCGATGCGGATCTGCATCGCACGTATCAATCCCTATTTTCGCCAAAATATCGACCTACCCacggaaaatctgacatttcctaaccGCAACACTGCTTATGAATCCCCCACAG
The genomic region above belongs to Glandiceps talaboti chromosome 8, keGlaTala1.1, whole genome shotgun sequence and contains:
- the LOC144439153 gene encoding acyltransferase PGAP2-like, which encodes MFVEREQRPSNEERLLRWPIVYVVFVVAGLPFFSFVAVIAISFVNNYEQAVSTHCKVPNYLPTISAAISLSPQKYIWRIGIALHTVPRLIGAMYIYDVYSRIPSTNSWYPWLCRASEIFHSVEVLCLLGLTMVSSREYKLVHENFFITFMVTSMFNMLTSNIQYYLSKRKSWSEFSAEERQQQKVFLGLFLFNVATFFISIYFFFRHNIYCEPGIYTLYAFFEYFVVVSNIGFHSLEILQFKNKDLVAGFSTSLAKAD